The Arachis hypogaea cultivar Tifrunner chromosome 19, arahy.Tifrunner.gnm2.J5K5, whole genome shotgun sequence genome has a window encoding:
- the LOC112778112 gene encoding E3 ubiquitin-protein ligase RGLG3-like, translated as MVQIYCSCMSFLPQSPSASVTTSPVATITISGPTSFAPVIDAAIDVVEKSNGQYHVLVIIADGQVSRNPYIGGRKRLGPQEQATVNSIVAVSHYPL; from the exons ATGGTTCAAATTTACTGTAGCTGCATGAGTTTCTTGCCACAGTCGCCTTCGGCCTCTGTCACTACTAGCCCCGTCGCCACCATCACCATCTCag GTCCAACATCATTTGCGCCGGTAATTGATGCAGCAATTGATGTTGTGGAGAAAAGCAATGGTCAATATCATGTTCTTGTTATTATTGCTGATGGACAG gTTTCTAGAAATCCATATATAGGAGGACGCAAAAGGCTTGGTCCACAAGAACAAGCAACTGTTAATTCTATAGTTGCTGTAAG TCACTATCCTCTCTGA